In Hermetia illucens chromosome 1, iHerIll2.2.curated.20191125, whole genome shotgun sequence, one genomic interval encodes:
- the LOC119646853 gene encoding aromatic-L-amino-acid decarboxylase, with protein sequence MNTEGFREYGKKMVDYICNYRDNIQEREVAPTLDPGYLKKLIPSEAPTKGEDFDQILHDVENKIMPGIVHWNHPKFFAYFPAGNSYPSILADMLSDAFGSIGFSWASNPAATELETIVLDWYAKALGLPTFFLSDAPGSCGGGALQGSASDCALVCLITARARAIKKLKQGNEHIHDSVYLPQLVAYASKEAHSSVEKAAKMAIVKLRILDTDNHGCFRGDALRAAIERDVAEGLTPFFVVATVGTTAACAFDNLTELGKVCKDYPSIWFHVDGAYAGNSFILPEMRRFAKGMEYADSFNTNPNKLLLTNFDASAMWVKDVMALKTALAVNPLYLQHEHSSAIDYRHYGIPLSRRFRALKLWFVFRSYGIVGLQNYIRNHIKLAKKFEALVQDDERFEVRNDVHLGLVCFRLRISDQINRELLALINHSGKMHMIPAMVRGRFVIRFCVTYEHAVEEHIEEAWREIKMRADEVLKDAESPVEPIQVPKPKPKKKLTRTESARFSFTRSVSHEIFERQCSRSNLVDGCTPIIVLDTDEILASLNKASRLNQLKRANCIDHDSTDEASN encoded by the exons GCGAGGCTCCGACCAAAGGAGAAGATTTCGACCAAATTCTCCACGATGTAGAAAACAAAATCATGCCTGGAATCGTACACTGGAATCACCCTAAATTCTTTGCATATTTTCCTGCTGGAAATTCATATCCATCAATTTTAGCTGACATGTTGAGTGATGCATTCGGATCCATTGGCTTTTCTTGG GCCTCCAACCCTGCTGCAACAGAGCTCGAAACGATAGTATTAGATTGGTACGCAAAAGCCTTAGGTTTGCCAACCTTCTTCCTAAGTGACGCTCCTGGAAGTTGTGGTGGTGGTGCACTCCAAGGCTCTGCATCAGACTGTGCCCTCGTCTGCCTCATAACCGCACGTGCCCGAGCCATCAAAAAACTGAAACAAGGCAATGAACACATTCATGACAGCGTCTACCTCCCACAACTCGTAGCCTATGCCAGCAAAGAGGCTCATTCCTCAGTAGAAAAGGCTGCAAAAATGGCAATTGTTAAGCTTCGAATCCTCGACACAGACAATCATGGATGCTTCCGTGGTGACGCTCTTCGGGCTGCTATCGAACGAGATGTTGCTGAAGGTCTAACACCATTCTTTGTTGTCGCAACTGTTGGAACTACTGCAGCATGCGCTTTTGATAATCTCACCGAACTCGGTAAAGTTTGCAAAGATTACCCCAGCATATGGTTCCACGTGGATGGTGCATACGCCGGGAACTCATTCATACTACCCGAAATGAGACGTTTTGCCAAAGGAATGGAATACGCTGATTCATTCAATACAAACCCAAACAAGTTGTTGTTGACGAATTTCGACGCGTCAGCAATGTGGGTCAAGGATGTGATGGCGCTTAAAACAGCGTTGGCGGTCAATCCACTCTACTTACAACACGAACACTCGAGTGCCATTGACTATCGTCACTACGGTATTCCATTGAGTCGAAGATTCCGAGCACTGAAATTATGGTTTGTTTTCCGATCGTATGGTATCGTTGGCTTGCAAAATTACATCCGCAATCACATCAAATTGGCTAAGAAATTCGAGGCATTGGTTCAAGATGACGAACGATTCGAAGTGAGGAATGACGTACATTTGGGACTTGTTTGCTTTAGATTAAG AATATCAGATCAAATCAATCGTGAATTACTTGCTCTCATCAATCATTCCGGTAAAATGCACATGATTCCAGCCATGGTGAGAGGAAGGTTTGTGATACGATTTTGTGTGACATACGAGCATGCGGTGGAGGAGCATATAG AAGAAGCATGGCGTGAAATTAAGATGCGTGCTGACGAAGTACTCAAGGATGCCGAATCTCCGGTGGAACCAATCCAAGtgcccaaaccaaaaccaaagaaGAAGCTCACTCGCACCGAATCGGCTCGTTTCTCCTTCACCCGGAGCGTATCCCACGAGATCTTCGAGAGGCAATGCAGCCGATCAAATCTTGTCGATGGATGCACGCCTATTATTGTCCTCGATACAGATGAGATTCTTGCTAGTCTAAACAAGGCCAGTCGACTAAATCAATTGAAACGAGCCAATTGCATAGATCACGATAGCACAGACGAAGCAAGCAATTGA